ATAAATTACTACACAGTAACTCAACATGCATTTTCATGACATCATGTGTGCTACGGTTGATTTCATGAAGTGCACATCCGTTGCTGCACATACCGATAAAAGACTCTTTGTTCCTGTCATAAGGGTTAGTCGCTACACTTTTGATTGCTATCTCTATATAATTTTCCATTTGTGGTCAAGCAGTTTTGCACCATTATAAATCCATCCCAAGCTGACATTCTAGCACTTGGAATTGGTGAGTAGATGAATAAGTGCATTTCAAATCAAGTAGAGCCAATCCAATAATGGGTTGGAGTAGGCAAGTAGAGACAATGGGTTGGAATAAGCAAGCCAAAAGTAGGTTAAATTCTTGACGTTTAGAATATGTGTTTATAGTCTGATGGTTCAAGTGCGGAATAATTGGTGAGATCAGTCTAATGGATCAAGCGTCGCATTTGGTTAGTATTACTGTATTAGTATTTTTTTTCTACCATTCTATTAATGAGTCGAACTTTGTTTGTTTGTAAGCCTTAAATGTTTGAATAGACAGGTTGAGTAATGGATCAAAACGGGTAATCATTTAACCaatattttctttttaacttaATCAATTTAGCATTTGTCGTGTAAGGATTTCATCACGTTGTTTATAATATGTTTATGAATTTTATTAGTTGAAAATTCAAGTAAAagcataatataatataatttaaaaacaaacaatatAACATTTTGTATCGGTTTACGAAACATTTTTTAACTGAGATCTCATTAAGAATTAAAAGGTAATAAGCTTTACACGAAAACTATAAATACACATGGAGACAAAGTTAGGATACTAATGAAACGGAACAAATAAATTATTGTGGGAAGGGAAAGAAGATAGTAACGATTTTCAAAATGTTGTTTATGTATCTTTTATTATTGAAAACTAAATTTTCCTAACCCGGGatgttcccgggtgatagcctagtaTAGGAGAATACATAAACAAAACCTATATACATGGAAAGTAAATCACACAGTTGTACATAGCCAAAATATACAATCTTCAAATTTTAAACTCTTAACAGTTAGACCATAACTTCTAAGGCTTCACATACTCATATGAATAGAAGCATGACTCGCTGAATATGAAAGGAAAGGAAAATTAGCTAATATGCTAACGATTAGATAAGGGGGTATTGGGTGGTCGAACACGATGGTGGCACAAAAGAATCTTAGTGGTCGATGAAATCTACAAATCTGGTAAGAAGATTTGattgttatttaaataaattttaggGTTACAAAAATGACCACCTTTTCTTTTCTATACTAGAGACGCAAGAGAAAAGAAGGTTGTATCAAATTTTGCATCATTTTTCTTTCATCCTTTTATTAGTTAAATCATCGATCCTTAATTAGTAAACAAAATCAACTGTTTTGTGTTTGGATCAAGCTTTGTAGAGTTATGATACCATTATAATATATAGATTGAAAATAAAGAAGAGAGTTTCCTTCTATGtggtttttaatttattaaacaCAAGATGTAAACCTACATATAATACAAGTtacaataaaaaaatgaaaagaaagaCAAGGTAGATAGCGTATCCCATCAATATCAAAACATACTAATAAACTGAAACAGGAAATTAAATGGAAATATCCACGCTACGAGTCACATTTAATATAGTTTAACTTAACTTTAGTTGATtaacaaattttaaaaaaatcaaaccaAACACCCGACATGACTAACCTGGATATTTTAATCCGGATTCATATAAAAGATGATGACAGATAATAATTTAAAAAACAAAGTATATTGAGTAAATTGTAATTTTGGTTTTAGTTGTTATTGTTATATTTTACAAAATCTAAATGTCTTATAATTTACATATCAAGGTTTATATGTTATTGTAGTTTTAGTTTGCCACACTAACTTCACCCAACTTACAATTAATTCCtggtcaaatttttttttttgaacggccaacgaatcctctaaattggctactggcgaaattcaccacatcgggatacactcgcatCTGAACCGAGAAAAACCCTCTCCTAGGGTCgcagcccgtgaacactcgcccgaaggcacgccagtgcggtgaggtaaaacccgcttagttcaaggatcgaactagcgatctccacctattcgcctagtctcccatcatcaccaggtgccgcagaaaataatgaggAGAGCAGAAATCGAACTTGGGTCCCCATCATCACCTCATTGGCAATTCCTGGTCAAATTGTTGGCCAATTCTGGTTCCTCGTAgttcaaagaaaaaaaattgttatATTATTTTGTGGTTATTGAAAATTAACTATATCTTCATTATATGTCTCTCATGTGACCAATAATTAACTATAAATTAGATGAAGTTAGCATGATTGACCATAACCGTAATAAAATAAAAACCTTGGTAAGTAATTACAAAACAtttgaattttataaaatataattatatcCAGTAAATCAGAAGGACCAAAACCATAATTTATTCAAGAATATTACTTGTTCTCTCTCAACCTTATGATTAGAATATCCATTAAATAACAACCATGTGCCTATAAACTATTTTGAATCACTTAGAGTCCATTATCGAGACCGAATCAAACACGTGTTCAACTCCTTTTATTTCGCTTTTCCTTttcattataaaaaaataaataaaacaaaagccGTGTTTGAAAGTGTGAAAGGTTGGcttgaaacaaacaaacaaacaaaccccaACGAATTCACGGCAACTTCCACATTTATCTCGTGCACATTCTCATTCTCTCCTACTCCTTTATTAACAGCCCATTTATTATTCTCCCAATCCTTCATCACATTATTCATTTTCATTCTCTATCACCTGATATTCATCAGTTATCTCTTGAAAACAAACAACAATCATGTCTGAATCATCCACAATCGAAATTGATTTCTTCTCGAAAAAAGCTTCTGATCGTCGAGGTAGGGTTTTATACTTTAATTCGCTGCTAAAATTGATCGTTTTTCTTTTAATTGCATTGTTTTGTTTACATATTCCaattgtatgtatatatgataAATCTGCAGATATACAAGGAATGATATCGAAAATCAACCCGGAGCTTCTGAAAACCGCGATTGCTTCAGCATCTGCTAACAGTTTTGTGGCGAATACCGCGTTTTCGTCTTCTCTGCAACTTCAAACTCCTTGTAATCAGGACTGTGGAGTTGTTAATATGCCGGTGACTGTCGCTCCGATGACTATCTTCTACAACGGAACCGTTTCGGTTTTTGACGTTACAAGTAATCAGGCTGAGAATATTATGAAGCTTGCTGAGAGTGTGAATTCAGTTTCTAGAAATGTTGTTGAATCAACACGAGTTATTAGTAATGGTACGTAGCACAATATGTGCAAGAACTATTGATTttgaattatttatttatttatttatattatgttgATTTGAATGAGTTGTGCCGATTGTTGATGTTTGTTTTGTTCGTCTTGCTCAGATCTACCAATGTCGAGGAAGAGATCGTTGCGGATGTTTTTGGAGAAGCGTAAAGAAAGGTTCGTATTCATACCTATACCCAAAACTTCGTTTCGTTTCTTTTAAATGTAAATTTTAAACTGAGAACCGCGAGAAGGGAGTATATTTGTACATGTTTTTAAAGTGATACGTATATGAACCATCTGATCAAAAGTGCGTCCAAACTGTCCAAGTGCTTATTGTGATTTTTGGAGTTTTCTACTTACgattaaaattaaacaattaaaCGTGTTTTTGTAATAACCATTTAaagtataaaaaaaaaattaaagtttaAGAAACAATCTTTACTatttttggcaaaaaaaaaaaaaaaaaaagagacttgattaattttaataataaattTGAATATTTTTGCAGGCACGTAGCAATGTCTCCATACGCGTGTTCACAAGGAAGCACATCTTAGCATTTTCAGTAATACGAGACACAAAAAAGGGAAATGGGTAGAAGAAATATTGATATAATCAAAGACTTTTGATTTAAGAATGTTGTTATTATACTTTTGGTTTTGTTTTATGGGGTATTAGTGGAGTTAGGCCAGTCACAGAattgtttttttatgtttattttatagTAGGTCGATATATGATCACCATGTTATTATTTTGTTTATTATTCAAAGGTAACCTAATTTGACCAGTTTATATTTAATTCAACTTTAACTTTAATGTATGCTTACTTTTAAACATATTGTGTTGTCGTTAACATTTGTTATTAGAATGAAAAAATATTCAAACTTTGACCTCAAGTATGTTGCATAAATTCCCAGCTTTTGTATAATTCAAACTTcaaaatttaattaatttaaatttaaatactAACTAATTAATGATGGAGGCAGTTCGTCATGTCCGGGTGGCTATCAAGTTGATCCATCATATCCAGATAAATAGGCTCGTTCGTCAAGTATGGGTCATGGAATGGATATAGGCATGTAACGTGATGAGGGAGGACCATTCATTAGGTCCGAGTCATTAAGCAAGTCCATGAGGGCCAAATCATCAAGTTCATTTGTCAAGTATGAATTATGGAATGGTCATAGCCAGGTAACCGATGTTTTGAAATTAAACGGTTATCAGAGAGACTGCACTATTGGTTTAGGGTGAAGGGAGTCGGTGCGGCAAACGAGCGGTGAAAGGGTTTGCCGATCGGTGTACACCACCACCAACCAATGTTGCCGCACGGTTTCATTCCCAATCGGTGTTTCATTGCCGAAGCGGTGAAATGAGGGAAGGAGAGAGTGTGTGTGGGGGGAGTGGGGTCCATGCCATTTttaaccaatcacacctttttcctttttttttataaaaagtttaccactttacCAAGTGTCTAAcaattgccaacacttttcagcaaagtttaaacttTTTCTCCTCTCTGACGTGGCACTCTCTGATTGGTCCATTTTAAAGTTTACCACTTTCACCTGTttaaccactcccttcacccttaGTGATTATATCATACTTAAAAAATGACGTcataataatttattaaaaagataTCTAAATGTTACACAAATTTAACAATATggtttattatttaaaaaattataagAAATAACTTTTGctgtaaaagtaaaaaaaaaagtagAATAATGAAGAGATTTTTTTATAGATAATAAATAATTAGCTAACCAAAAGTTAGAACACTGATATCTTCTTAGATTTTAAGATGCTCCAAGTTCAAATCCATTAATATATGTAAAATcttgtttttgataaaaaaaagtttaaaggACAAAATAGTGTTTTATAGACAAATCGAGAAATGTAACACCACACCAACATCCTCTATTCCTTTTTTTAACAGTAAATTTCATTAGAGAATTAATATATGTAAAATCTTGTTTTAGATAAAAAAAATTTAAGGACTAAATAGTATTTTATATACAAATCGAGAAATGTAACACCACACCAACATCCTATATTCttagttttcttttcttttcttttttttttttttttgaacggtacaTATTCACAAACAGACAGACTATATACATATTCACAAATTTACAAGATTACATCAGTTTTCCcaaaaggccaaaacccatgcgccatgcgtccatttggctcacctttTCAAAAGGGCCAAAACTCATGCgcgatgcgtccatttggctcactttacATGTACCAAAACCCTACGCgatgcacagaaaccacaactctcataagtccagaatccctcctagacgatcaactcaactagaaggcacactggactggggggacttgaagaggtatggtctcaattccctgcctacatggcagagACCAGACCACTCTTATGCACACAAAGCATCCATGTCAGCGAAGCAATCCAGAAGCTTCCAGAAACTTCGGGATGATTCACagctggcaccaaagatgctctatccgacataaaggacaacacgtgtcaccactcgcagaatgccacataggcctgcgacaaatcaGGGAGCAGGTCTGACGGTAccagtacgaggtatccagcgtGGGCGAATGTaagaacgccacgtgtaccactacacttgccatgacagagcagaccaagaggacattcctcttggtcggacagctggcgcgcacccacagctgacacagctgctcctcccttcttcaccctccggctataaataggacccttcatcattcaggttcaggatctttttACTCTCGATattcactctatacacacactgtttatttctctcagaacagtacttattctcacgccggagcctggttaagagggaaacacCCCTTCTCCCcatcttaacgagactaacggtgtttactgtctTGCAGATCTCCAGCCATTGTTGCGAGTAAGAAAAGAGGTTCAACCCCACAGACGAAATAACCCCATTGATTATCCttgtgttaaccagtgtttcaacattggcgccatccgctttttgcAAAACCAATCTCATCTCTTTTCTCTATTGACAAACACTCGTCAAAATGGCTGAACAAACTCCCTCATACCCAGTCgacggagaagtttcttcctttgaactcgtttcggacacagCACACGTCCAAAGGAGTCAAAGGAACGAAACCATCCAAGAGGGGCAACTGAACAATGATTTTCCTCCTATCTTTGGGAGTGTGTCTAGGGTCGTTAACCAGACCACAGCTGGACCCACTTTCCAAACACCACCAGCAAGAATCACCACTCAAACCACAAATGGAGCTGCTTTCCAAACACCCCCGCCGATGTAGACTCTAAGCCATGGAGCAGGCCCCTCTgctccatcggaacaagcacaactcaacTATTCTGCACTTTTAGGACTACCCGagggaaaaactctggcttcctggtatgccaAACAGATGGCGTCCATAAACCTCGTTTATACGCAGCTCAGTGCACAACAAGCCCTGCTCCAAGCGCAAGCTAACCAATCAGCATTCGTAACTCCACAaccaaggtctctgagtacacacaCGGCTCAGCAGACAAATGCGTGGAACTTACGTCCAGAGAAAGGACCGGTGCAAAATGTAAGAAGACCCAGCGCGCATGACACGCGCGATACCTATGCTGAAACAGAAAGCAACTTCGTACAAAACTCCAATCTACAACGAAGACCGATCCAAACCCGCTTAGGCGCGCACAACATGAACACAGAatgggaagaagaagaagaggaccCAACATACAAGGAAGAAAACTCAGTGTTTAGCAGGCTTCATCCGGAACACGAAGCATACAAACCAACCAAGCGCGCAGGGTACAACCCAAAAGCAGAGCATGATTACACCTTGAGCTATCGTCCCGAggacatggctgaaaattcaaaattcatcagAGAAATCGCCTGCGCCGCGATCGACAAAACGAAGTTACCACACAACGTGGGAAAATACAACGGGTTGACAGACCCAGATGATCACCTCCAGGTGTTTAAGGGTGCAGGAGCAACAGGTGGATGGAACTTACCAACCTGGTGCCACCTGTTTGCTCAAACATTCGTCGGCGCAGCGCGCATTTGGTTCGACAATTTACCGGCAGGTAAAATCAAGTCATGGGTCGATTTCCGAGAAAAGTTCCTAGCACACTTCTCTCAGCAGCGAAGACAAGCCAGAGACCCCGGCGACTGTTTAAACATATGGAGAAAAGACTACGAAAGCATAGAAGACTTCATTACAAGGTACAACAAAGAATGTTTAGAAATCGGAGATATACCAGAAAAGATGATGCGCGCTCACTTCATGAGGGCAGTCAAGTGTGACGATTTGGTTAAAAGAATCAAAGGGCGAGATggaggacccaaagattgggaaaccttcATAGAAGCAGCCAAAACCATTGCGCAGACAGACAGACAGTTGACCGGTGACGACCACCGTCAGCGCGCACACAACCATAATGATCGACACAACAGAAGGGGCAGAAATCAACCCTGGAAGGCTTCTGGACACCGAGAAAGAAGCCCTCCACGGGAAGACGCACGCCATACAATCAATCAAATAGCCCATCGAAAAGAAGTAAAGCGAGAAAACAGAGAAAAACAGTGGACTCCACTGACCAAAAAACCTTCTGAAGTCTTGGCCACAGAGAACCATCAGTTCAAACCACCCTTGCAGATGCGCAACAAGAGAGGCCAAGACCCAAATCTcttctgtgaattccacaaagatACGGGCCACTTAACCGACGACTGTTTCAGTCTAAAGCAAGAAATCGAGAGAGCCCTGAGAGAAGGAAGGCTCACTCATTTGGTCAAAGGTGGAAAGCGCGATTACCGCCAAATACAAAGAAGAGATGAAGGGCCAGATAACAAAAAGCTCAGAAAGCTAGAAACCCACATGGTGCAGGGGGGGTCCACGAAGACCAAGGAAAAACTACAACAAGCGCGCGCAGGATGATTCATGGCGCGAAAAGCAAGTTATTTTTCCAGTTGTTAGAGGAGGTCCGAGAGAAAAGCGACCGATAGTCATTCCAGGGGTGATTGGCCACTACCAaacagattacatcttcattgatCCGGGGAGCACCGCGGACATCATAtatgaacaatgcttcaaccaatTTGATCAAGAGGACAAGACGCGCTTAGAGCCAGTCGATTACCCACTAACTGGTTTTTGCAACGAAGCCGTCTTTCCCTTAGGGCAAATATCATTCCCGGTGTTGCTTTCAGACGGGAGGAATTCAAGGACTGAAGAAGTCACATTCATGGTACTTCCGGCGCACTCAAGACATGACATCCTCCTAGGAAGAGAATCACAAGGAGATTTCAGTATGATCTGTTCTGCACTACACTCCGCCGTAGGATTTCCAACCGAAACAGGCATCGCGTTGATATACGCAAGCAAAGAAGTGCTAGCAACAGACGAAATCAGGCCAGCAAAAGGAAGCAAACCAGCACCGCGCATagaggcagaaaaatgggtattgaacAACACATACCCAGAACAAACAGTCACCCTGGGGCCCGCCATGTCTGACTTGACGCGCGCGGCGCTCAAGAAATTACTGCACGAAaacatggacgtgttcgcctgAACACCGGCTGATATGGTCGGTGTTCCACGGCACATAGCAGAACACCGTCTAAATGTCTCAGAAGACGCAAAGCCAGTGGTGCACGCCAAACGCCACCTAGGCGACATCAAACACGATGCCATGAAAGAACAAGTGCTAGAGTTGCTAAACGCAGGAATCATCAGAGAAGTCAGGTACCAAACATGGGTAGCAAGCCCAGTAATGGTAAAGAAACCAAATGGCAGctggagaatgtgtgtcgactataaagatctgaacaaggcatgtccccGTGATTGCTACGCTTTACCAGACATAGACGAGAAAATCGATTCTTTGGCAACATTCCGGTGGAAATGTTTtc
The Helianthus annuus cultivar XRQ/B chromosome 6, HanXRQr2.0-SUNRISE, whole genome shotgun sequence genome window above contains:
- the LOC110944606 gene encoding uncharacterized protein LOC110944606, translating into MASINLVYTQLSAQQALLQAQANQSAFVTPQPRSLSTHTAQQTNAWNLRPEKGPVQNVRRPSAHDTRDTYAETESNFVQNSNLQRRPIQTRLGAHNMNTEWEEEEEDPTYKEENSVFSRLHPEHEAYKPTKRAGYNPKAEHDYTLSYRPEDMAENSKFIREIACAAIDKTKLPHNVGKYNGLTDPDDHLQVFKGAGATGGWNLPTWCHLFAQTFVGAARIWFDNLPAGKIKSWVDFREKFLAHFSQQRRQARDPGDCLNIWRKDYESIEDFITRYNKECLEIGDIPEKMMRAHFMRAVKCDDLVKRIKGRDGGPKDWETFIEAAKTIAQTDRQLTGDDHRQRAHNHNDRHNRRGRNQPWKASGHRERSPPREDARHTINQIAHRKEVKRENREKQWTPLTKKPSEVLATENHQFKPPLQMRNKRGQDPNLFCEFHKDTGHLTDDCFSLKQEIERALREGRLTHLVKGGKRDYRQIQRRDEGPDNKKLRKLETHMVQGGSTKTKEKLQQARAG
- the LOC110865178 gene encoding protein TIFY 9, which codes for MSESSTIEIDFFSKKASDRRDIQGMISKINPELLKTAIASASANSFVANTAFSSSLQLQTPCNQDCGVVNMPVTVAPMTIFYNGTVSVFDVTSNQAENIMKLAESVNSVSRNVVESTRVISNDLPMSRKRSLRMFLEKRKERHVAMSPYACSQGSTS